A window of the Cryptococcus neoformans var. neoformans B-3501A chromosome 9, whole genome shotgun sequence genome harbors these coding sequences:
- a CDS encoding hypothetical protein (Match to ESTs gb|CF190194.1|CF190194, gb|CF189238.1|CF189238), which translates to MLSKSSPQEASSPLSDEPKLTYSTITIHPIYSRFPFLIPCRHFLKMASGFGYSGGRTRCFPFWQEFSKCYANAEKPSDCVAPKDDYMECLHNTKEIARAKQVKSHFVQKELQESHDSRKAAEKAATGVIVSLGLVEEEGK; encoded by the exons ATGTTATCAAAGTCGTCGCCTCAAGAAGCCTCGTCTCCCCTTTCCGACGAACCAAAGCTCACCTATTCAACAATCACAATCCATCCCATATACTCCCGCTTTCCCTTCTTAATACCCTGTAGACACTTTCTCAAGATGGCT TCTGGTTTCGGTTACTCTGGCG GTCGAACAAGATGTTTTCCCTTCTGGCAAGAGTTCTCTAAG TGCTACGCCAATGCTGAGAAGCCTTCCGACTGCGTTGCCCCCAAAGATGACTACATGGAGTGTTTGCACAACACCAAGGAG ATTGCCCGAGCCAAGCAAGTCAAGTCCCACTTCGTCCAAAAAGAACTGCAGGAGAGCCACGACTCTCGCAAGGCCGCAGAGAAGGCTGCGACAGGGGTGATCGTTTCCTTGGGGTTAgtcgaagaggaaggaaagtaG
- a CDS encoding hypothetical protein (Match to ESTs gb|CF185817.1|CF185817, gb|CF185816.1|CF185816; HMMPfam hit to Proteasome, Proteasome A-type and B-type, score: 189.9, E(): 5e-54) — MTSIGTGYDLSVSTYSPDGRLFQVEYANKAVEAAGVAIGLRCKDGVLLGVERILHSKLLVKGANRRIASLDEHIGMAGAGLLADGKHLASRGRDEASNFRDTYNTPVTVQILSDRLSAYLQAYTSYGSVRPFGLSALVGGVDKTGPKLFCVEPSGVYYGYRACAVGKGKALAKTELEKVVNKEVETGEAITVREGVMELARIIYLVHDENKDKDFELEMTWICEESGNKHALVPEDLLAEAEAKAKAALEEGMEED, encoded by the exons ATGACCTCAATAGGAACAGGATACGATCTCTCAGTCTCCACTTACTCTCCGGATGGAAGGCTTTTCCAG GTTGAGTATGCCAACAAGGCTGTCGAGGCCGCCGG CGTCGCTATTGGTCTTCGGTGCAAAGACGGTGTCCTCCTCGGTGTTGAGCGCATCCTTCATTCCAAACTTCTTGTCAAAGGCGCGAACCGCCGAATCGCATCCCTTGACGAACATATCGGCATGGCGGGCGCGGGTTTGTTAGCTGATGGGAAACATCTCGCGAGtagaggaagggatgaagCGAGCAACTTTAGGGATACCTATAATACACCTGTTACTGTTCAG ATTCTCTCTGACCGGCTTTCCGCATATCTCCAAGCATACACATCTTACGGTTCTGTCCGACCTTTTGGTCTCTCTGCCCTTGTTGGTGGTGTTGACAAGACCGGTCCTAAACTCTTCTGCGTTGAGCCTTCGGGAGTGTATTACGGTTACCGGGCATGTGCAGTTGGAAAGGGCAAAGCATTGGCGAAGACTGAGCTTGAGAAGGTCGTGAACAAGGAAGTGGAGACTGGCGAGGCGATCACTGTGCGAGAAGGTGTTATGGAGCTTGCTAGAAT TATATACTTGGTCCACGACGAaaacaaggacaaggactttgagcttgagatGACTTGGATTTGTGAAGAATCTGGCAACAAGCACGCGCTGGTGCCGGAGGATCTGCtggcagaggcagaggcgaaggcaaaggcagctttggaagaaggcatggaagaggattaG